The following coding sequences are from one Petrotoga sibirica DSM 13575 window:
- a CDS encoding polysaccharide biosynthesis/export family protein: MKKGHFIAVLLFLLVLPIITFSYNVRTGDTLGIWVLGYPEYSITNAIVGPEGEITVPPIGRIKAEGRTLGEIENEISTKMESYIKTNKVTVGITQYAPFSVTVLGNTNINGVIDIRNEKIKLSDLIGLAGGIKDITKSSYALIKSPDGKEQKVNIEWIKSGEAGEDPYIYENYFVLFPYDYTNKVTVFSDFGTSSLDYYEGLTLKTVISSMNIPTNKMPTKIMIVREAEIQEVPFDEIVKKEDYSLQPGDTVIIPYNYTNNVLVFSDFGSASLEYFEGMGIKSVITLLNVSLNKVEDSVAVVREGNTTTLSLQKITNDEDFSLQPGDTVIINKFENYVYVSSQEISRRVDFEKQERMNIRTLLTKVSISEENVEEVQVNNQSVDTSFDLKKGDFVQITLKRNYVYLSGAFNRTGKVEFLPDEKISMDKVVGLAGGFSNNFSGNLVIVENSGSTKSLTVDPNNLTALKDVLLSSGSTIIADTELRIAYIFGEFSNVRAYNQGESLYELLLPFNLNESYQVRYQIDEKTGTLTANEFDSLKNIPLEGKVFVEISKIAPDQVIVYKAGETQVIQQKNVRLIDVFASVKGFSPVDTGTITIYQNNEKIKTINSEELLNNLMMEVPKGSYVVVQPEVSGSYIAVLGNISPKSLRTDVPMSLVEILSSSAIDWKNQESIFIYTKNNEEIKVDIKDVDSLRNVLVNPGSIVYVPPIEEQVVYVFGEVSKPGIIPYNSGMTVLDAILKAGNASQSAQLTTVYLFKDGPENPPVTLDLSGIINAAPVKTGMNPEVKPKDIIYIPKNTLTNIVEVMSVVQTFMSFINTGFDTYTKVSGLF, encoded by the coding sequence ATGAAAAAAGGTCATTTTATTGCCGTTCTTTTATTTCTTTTGGTTTTACCAATTATAACTTTCTCATATAACGTAAGGACAGGTGACACCTTAGGAATTTGGGTCCTGGGATATCCAGAATATTCCATAACCAATGCAATAGTTGGACCAGAAGGAGAGATCACAGTACCTCCTATTGGCAGAATAAAAGCAGAAGGTAGAACTTTAGGAGAAATTGAAAATGAAATATCGACTAAAATGGAAAGTTATATAAAAACTAATAAAGTTACGGTTGGGATCACCCAGTACGCCCCATTTTCGGTAACCGTTTTAGGAAACACCAACATAAACGGCGTTATTGACATAAGAAACGAAAAGATTAAACTTTCTGATCTAATTGGCTTAGCTGGTGGTATAAAAGATATTACTAAATCCTCGTACGCGTTGATCAAATCTCCCGATGGAAAGGAACAAAAAGTTAATATTGAATGGATCAAAAGTGGAGAAGCTGGTGAAGATCCTTACATATATGAAAATTACTTTGTCCTCTTCCCATACGATTATACAAACAAAGTCACTGTTTTTTCGGATTTCGGTACCTCATCGTTAGATTACTATGAAGGTTTGACGTTGAAAACAGTCATCTCTTCCATGAATATTCCTACTAATAAGATGCCTACTAAAATAATGATTGTTCGAGAAGCAGAAATTCAAGAAGTCCCATTTGATGAAATAGTAAAAAAAGAAGATTATTCCTTACAACCAGGTGACACAGTCATAATTCCTTACAACTATACGAATAATGTTCTTGTATTTTCTGATTTTGGATCAGCTTCTTTAGAATACTTTGAAGGTATGGGAATAAAATCTGTAATAACATTACTTAACGTTAGTCTAAACAAAGTGGAAGACTCTGTAGCGGTTGTTAGAGAAGGAAACACAACAACTTTATCTTTACAGAAAATAACCAACGATGAAGATTTTTCACTTCAACCTGGCGATACGGTAATAATAAATAAATTTGAAAATTATGTCTACGTAAGTTCACAAGAAATTTCAAGAAGAGTCGATTTTGAAAAACAAGAAAGAATGAACATCAGAACACTCTTAACTAAAGTTAGTATAAGTGAAGAAAATGTGGAAGAAGTTCAAGTAAACAACCAATCCGTCGATACAAGTTTTGATCTAAAAAAAGGTGATTTTGTTCAAATTACACTTAAAAGAAACTATGTTTATCTAAGTGGGGCATTCAACAGAACGGGAAAGGTTGAATTTTTACCCGATGAAAAAATAAGCATGGATAAGGTAGTTGGATTAGCAGGTGGTTTCAGTAACAATTTTTCGGGTAACTTGGTTATCGTGGAAAATTCTGGAAGTACAAAAAGTTTAACCGTTGATCCGAATAACTTAACGGCGTTGAAAGATGTTTTATTAAGCTCTGGCTCAACGATAATAGCTGACACAGAATTAAGAATAGCGTATATATTCGGAGAATTCTCGAATGTTAGAGCCTACAATCAAGGAGAAAGTTTGTACGAGTTACTACTACCGTTTAATTTGAATGAATCCTACCAAGTTAGATATCAAATCGATGAAAAAACGGGAACTTTAACAGCGAATGAATTTGACAGTTTAAAAAATATTCCACTCGAAGGCAAGGTCTTTGTAGAGATTTCAAAAATTGCTCCAGACCAAGTTATCGTCTACAAGGCAGGAGAAACACAAGTTATTCAACAAAAAAATGTAAGGTTAATTGATGTCTTCGCGTCGGTAAAGGGATTCTCTCCCGTAGATACTGGTACAATCACAATCTACCAAAACAATGAAAAGATAAAAACGATAAATTCTGAAGAATTGTTAAATAATTTAATGATGGAGGTCCCTAAAGGTTCCTACGTCGTTGTTCAACCGGAAGTGAGTGGATCATACATAGCTGTTTTGGGAAATATCTCTCCAAAAAGTCTAAGAACGGATGTCCCTATGAGCTTGGTTGAGATCCTTTCTAGCTCCGCTATCGATTGGAAAAATCAAGAGAGCATCTTCATCTACACAAAAAACAATGAAGAAATAAAAGTCGATATAAAAGACGTTGATTCCTTAAGAAATGTACTCGTTAACCCTGGATCTATAGTCTACGTACCACCGATAGAAGAGCAAGTTGTTTACGTCTTTGGAGAAGTATCAAAACCCGGTATTATTCCATACAATTCAGGCATGACAGTGCTAGACGCTATACTCAAAGCCGGGAACGCCTCTCAATCTGCTCAATTAACAACTGTATACTTATTCAAAGATGGCCCAGAAAATCCACCTGTTACTTTAGATTTATCCGGTATAATAAATGCAGCCCCTGTAAAAACTGGAATGAACCCAGAAGTAAAACCAAAAGATATTATCTACATTCCAAAAAACACACTCACCAACATCGTCGAAGTTATGAGTGTAGTACAAACATTCATGAGTTTTATTAACACTGGTTTCGATACATACACAAAGGTATCTGGATTATTTTAA
- a CDS encoding tetratricopeptide repeat protein, which produces MNKELAYYYNQKANTMLEKGNYLNAASYYKKAISLLPDDPMFYHNIGVCYMLSEDYEKASTFLEIALEKGIDLDETKLYLAHSLYEIEKYEDILSLKEPQDGQNKINFLIIKSKAALKSGNNEVAKKIVSHLKMSGYNSQELELIEKMI; this is translated from the coding sequence ATGAATAAAGAACTGGCATATTATTACAACCAAAAGGCAAACACTATGTTAGAAAAAGGAAATTATCTAAATGCGGCTTCCTATTACAAAAAAGCGATATCTCTACTTCCTGACGATCCTATGTTCTATCATAACATTGGTGTTTGTTATATGCTAAGTGAGGATTACGAAAAAGCTAGTACATTTTTAGAAATTGCTTTAGAAAAAGGCATAGACTTAGATGAAACAAAACTTTATCTTGCACATTCATTATACGAAATAGAAAAGTATGAAGATATATTATCTTTAAAAGAACCTCAAGATGGACAAAACAAAATAAACTTTTTGATCATAAAATCAAAAGCTGCGTTGAAAAGCGGAAACAACGAAGTTGCAAAAAAGATAGTAAGCCATTTAAAAATGTCAGGTTACAATTCTCAAGAATTAGAACTAATAGAAAAAATGATATAA
- the plsY gene encoding glycerol-3-phosphate 1-O-acyltransferase PlsY has protein sequence MSIVALIISYLCGAIPFSFLIPWSKGIDIRKTGSGNVGGTNVLRTLGPKWGSLSILLDILKAFIPILIIRLIFGVDSWITYLSLITLVLGHDYPIFLKFKGGKGVASTLGGYFALSPMLGVIFLLVWLPVELTTKYVSLSSLLGLLITAILGYFWDLKMGVTYTILFLLSLFKHRSNIKRLLSNSENKTDIIKILAKERKG, from the coding sequence ATGTCCATTGTTGCTTTGATCATCAGTTATCTATGTGGAGCTATTCCTTTCAGCTTCTTGATTCCATGGAGCAAAGGAATAGACATAAGAAAAACTGGAAGCGGAAATGTTGGAGGAACCAATGTTTTAAGGACTTTGGGGCCGAAATGGGGTTCCCTTTCAATACTTCTTGACATTTTGAAAGCATTCATTCCAATTTTAATAATAAGACTTATTTTTGGCGTTGATTCCTGGATTACTTATTTATCTTTGATTACCCTTGTTTTAGGTCACGACTATCCAATATTTTTAAAATTTAAGGGTGGAAAAGGAGTCGCATCTACATTAGGTGGTTACTTTGCTTTGAGTCCAATGTTAGGTGTAATATTTCTGTTAGTTTGGTTACCCGTGGAATTAACCACAAAATATGTTTCTTTATCATCCCTTTTAGGTTTACTTATAACCGCAATCTTAGGTTATTTTTGGGATTTAAAAATGGGCGTTACCTACACAATTTTGTTTTTACTAAGTTTGTTTAAACACAGATCGAATATCAAAAGGTTACTATCAAATTCTGAAAATAAAACAGACATTATAAAAATCTTAGCAAAGGAACGTAAAGGTTAA
- the der gene encoding ribosome biogenesis GTPase Der, producing MEKPTVLIIGKPNVGKSTLFNRMIGERKSIVHDMPGVTRDNIFSTIQWDDISFTLVDTCGIFEQPEDNIEERQKKIIFDSLKDVSLVIFVIDGKNGLTSEDYHIADYLRKSNSKVILVVNKAENFEKYEWETKPEIYSLGFGEGIPVSAEHNRNIPSLMDAIVNSLKTSGFDSEESVDNESENKEIKVSIIGRPNVGKSSLFNSIVGSERAIVSEIPGTTRDAIDHLVKIGDKSFRFIDTAGMRKKSTIHYGSIEMFSISRTIKAVEKSDVVILVVDSTEGITHQDKSIIGVAEKRGKGTIIAFNKWDLVKNNQKRKEEFFKYFEKELYFVNYSPLVFTSVPRRWGIQELITAIEEVEKSRNKKIPTSALNAALEKYTLVTPPPVKKGKRIKFYYATQVGNKPPVFVFYSNLPYDIPKYYQQGLRNMIRHYIDPFIGSPIFLKFEARKSQEKTKVKHKIL from the coding sequence TTGGAAAAACCGACGGTTCTCATAATTGGAAAACCCAATGTGGGAAAATCAACATTATTCAACAGAATGATAGGTGAAAGAAAATCAATAGTTCATGATATGCCCGGTGTAACGAGGGATAATATATTCTCCACAATCCAATGGGATGACATATCTTTTACCTTAGTCGATACGTGTGGTATATTCGAACAACCAGAAGACAATATAGAAGAAAGACAGAAAAAAATAATTTTTGATAGTTTAAAAGACGTATCTTTGGTGATATTTGTAATCGATGGAAAGAATGGACTTACATCAGAAGACTATCACATAGCTGACTACTTAAGAAAATCCAATTCAAAGGTTATCTTAGTTGTTAACAAAGCAGAGAATTTTGAAAAATACGAGTGGGAGACAAAACCGGAGATTTACTCTCTGGGCTTTGGAGAAGGGATCCCTGTTTCCGCCGAACATAATAGAAACATCCCTTCTTTAATGGATGCTATCGTAAACTCATTAAAAACTTCTGGTTTTGATTCGGAAGAATCTGTTGATAACGAAAGTGAAAACAAAGAAATAAAAGTATCCATTATCGGGCGACCTAATGTTGGAAAATCTTCTCTTTTTAACAGCATAGTTGGTTCAGAAAGAGCCATTGTTTCTGAAATACCTGGAACCACCCGAGACGCCATTGATCATTTAGTTAAGATAGGTGATAAGTCCTTTAGATTCATAGATACCGCTGGAATGAGAAAAAAAAGTACCATTCATTATGGAAGTATCGAAATGTTTTCTATATCTAGGACGATCAAAGCCGTTGAAAAATCAGATGTAGTTATATTAGTAGTTGATTCCACAGAGGGCATAACCCATCAAGACAAAAGCATCATAGGTGTCGCAGAAAAAAGGGGAAAGGGAACCATTATTGCCTTTAACAAGTGGGATCTAGTTAAGAATAACCAAAAAAGAAAAGAAGAATTTTTTAAATATTTTGAAAAAGAACTCTATTTTGTAAATTATAGCCCATTAGTATTCACATCCGTACCACGAAGATGGGGAATACAGGAGTTGATAACAGCTATAGAAGAAGTAGAAAAATCTAGAAACAAAAAAATCCCCACAAGTGCGTTGAATGCAGCCTTAGAAAAATACACATTGGTTACTCCACCACCAGTTAAAAAAGGAAAAAGAATCAAATTTTACTATGCTACACAGGTAGGCAACAAACCTCCTGTTTTCGTATTCTATTCGAATTTACCATACGATATACCAAAATATTATCAACAAGGTTTGAGAAACATGATAAGACATTACATTGATCCTTTCATTGGTTCACCTATCTTTTTAAAATTTGAAGCAAGAAAAAGTCAAGAAAAGACTAAGGTCAAACATAAAATACTTTAA
- a CDS encoding S1 RNA-binding domain-containing protein: MMEEKTFEKLLNEQEINEVKKGKIIEGKVFEINSDGIWVALEGATGDVFVSQEELIKPLQEYQVGQKIVVEITKTNDAEGLNFASERRAVWNETMNKIKEGENYPIIFKNRLRKGYSVLIEGLIGAFLPGSLSLLSPKDDLPEGEKMAKVISKNGRNIVVSIKDYAEEKINQIFNEYEEGMVIDGVVEDIKNFGAFVRLADHLNGLIPAREVSWDEKISIKDHLKVGQKVKALIIRLDREKKRISLSLKRLKEDPWKSVDEKYPIGSIAQGTVTNILPFGFTVKIDEGLEGLVHETEVFWGRKGRISDVVNVGDNVQVKILNIDKENKKINLSYKQVIGNPWETIEEKYNEGNIVTGTVEKVLNNGAIIKIDEGVSGFLHVSEISWDFVDDISTVLQEKQKIKVKIIKIDKDNKRMRLSVRETKENPWKKASQEIKPGDTVKGKIIRFLDKGAIVLIDDYEVEAYLPASKASTNSKSLEESYSIGDQIEAKVLEIGLENEFKRGNMIISVSHLQEEREKEEAIKIINEMNED; encoded by the coding sequence ATGATGGAGGAAAAAACTTTTGAAAAACTTTTGAACGAACAAGAGATAAACGAAGTAAAAAAAGGAAAAATAATAGAAGGAAAGGTGTTTGAAATAAATAGTGATGGTATATGGGTTGCTTTAGAAGGTGCAACAGGCGACGTATTTGTAAGTCAAGAAGAACTCATAAAACCATTACAAGAATATCAAGTAGGTCAAAAGATAGTGGTAGAAATAACTAAAACAAATGATGCTGAAGGTTTAAACTTTGCTTCTGAAAGAAGGGCTGTTTGGAATGAAACCATGAATAAAATAAAAGAAGGAGAAAATTATCCAATTATCTTTAAAAACAGGCTAAGGAAAGGCTACAGTGTATTGATTGAAGGACTTATCGGTGCATTTCTTCCTGGTTCATTATCTTTATTAAGCCCTAAAGACGATTTACCTGAAGGAGAAAAAATGGCTAAAGTTATTTCTAAAAATGGAAGAAACATAGTCGTATCGATAAAAGATTACGCAGAAGAAAAAATTAATCAAATTTTCAATGAATACGAAGAGGGAATGGTAATTGACGGCGTGGTAGAGGATATAAAAAATTTTGGTGCCTTTGTAAGATTGGCCGATCATTTGAATGGTCTCATACCGGCAAGAGAGGTTAGCTGGGACGAGAAGATTTCTATAAAAGATCATCTAAAAGTGGGTCAAAAAGTTAAAGCGCTGATAATAAGATTGGACAGGGAGAAGAAGAGAATTTCACTATCCCTTAAACGTTTGAAAGAAGATCCTTGGAAGTCAGTGGATGAAAAGTATCCTATAGGAAGTATTGCTCAAGGTACTGTGACCAACATATTACCTTTTGGTTTTACTGTCAAGATAGACGAAGGTTTAGAAGGTTTGGTTCATGAAACTGAAGTATTTTGGGGCAGGAAAGGTAGGATAAGCGACGTAGTAAATGTTGGAGACAATGTTCAAGTTAAAATATTGAATATAGACAAAGAAAATAAAAAGATTAATCTAAGTTATAAGCAAGTTATAGGAAATCCATGGGAAACCATAGAAGAAAAATACAACGAAGGGAACATTGTTACAGGAACCGTAGAAAAGGTTCTAAATAACGGAGCGATCATAAAAATAGATGAGGGGGTCTCTGGCTTTTTGCACGTCTCAGAAATTTCATGGGACTTTGTGGATGATATTTCTACAGTTCTTCAAGAAAAACAAAAGATTAAAGTGAAAATAATAAAAATAGACAAGGATAACAAAAGGATGAGACTATCAGTTAGAGAAACGAAAGAAAACCCTTGGAAAAAGGCTTCACAGGAGATAAAACCAGGTGATACTGTTAAAGGAAAAATAATTCGTTTTTTAGATAAAGGAGCAATAGTTCTCATCGATGATTACGAAGTAGAGGCTTATCTACCTGCAAGCAAGGCTTCCACAAATTCAAAAAGTCTTGAGGAATCATATAGTATCGGTGATCAAATAGAAGCAAAAGTTTTAGAGATTGGTCTTGAAAATGAATTTAAAAGGGGAAACATGATTATAAGTGTATCACATTTACAAGAGGAAAGAGAAAAAGAAGAAGCTATAAAAATAATTAATGAAATGAATGAAGATTAA
- the ispH gene encoding 4-hydroxy-3-methylbut-2-enyl diphosphate reductase produces the protein MEINVAKRTGFCSGVQQAYNEVKNSIDDKNKIYIYGELVHNKKVIEELNRAGAITIKGLDDIPEDSINETVIIRAHGISKAEKELLVERFSKVIDMTCPIVTNLVKYVWNKQKEGFFVVVYGKPDHPEILGLKGNVDEGKLLITLSPVKIPQRKILIVSQTTMSNEEYKNFIVSILTINSFTEVLIRDTICSETVLREKETLELSKKSTLMLVIGGKNSSNTQKLYRISKKYCERTYHIESLEELKEIVISPQDKIGIVTGSSTPTSELNKVLEYLSQKKEDLS, from the coding sequence ATGGAGATTAATGTAGCGAAAAGAACCGGTTTTTGCTCAGGTGTTCAACAAGCGTACAATGAAGTTAAAAACTCCATTGATGACAAAAATAAAATTTATATTTACGGTGAGTTGGTACACAATAAAAAGGTAATAGAAGAGTTAAACAGAGCAGGGGCAATAACTATAAAAGGATTAGATGATATACCCGAAGATTCCATAAACGAAACGGTAATCATTAGAGCCCATGGTATTTCAAAGGCTGAGAAAGAACTTTTAGTAGAAAGATTCTCTAAAGTTATTGACATGACTTGCCCAATAGTTACAAATTTAGTAAAATACGTTTGGAACAAACAAAAAGAAGGATTCTTTGTTGTCGTGTATGGAAAACCTGATCATCCAGAGATACTAGGGCTAAAAGGAAACGTAGATGAGGGTAAATTATTAATAACACTCTCTCCAGTGAAAATACCTCAAAGAAAGATATTGATCGTATCACAAACAACCATGAGCAATGAAGAATACAAAAATTTTATAGTCAGTATACTTACTATTAATTCTTTTACGGAGGTGTTGATAAGAGATACTATTTGTTCTGAAACTGTCTTAAGGGAAAAGGAAACACTCGAACTTTCTAAAAAAAGCACTTTGATGTTAGTTATAGGCGGAAAAAACAGTTCCAATACTCAAAAATTATACCGTATTTCAAAAAAATATTGCGAAAGGACATACCATATCGAATCTCTTGAAGAACTGAAAGAAATAGTTATCTCTCCACAAGACAAAATAGGAATAGTTACTGGTTCATCCACACCAACATCAGAATTAAACAAAGTGTTGGAGTATCTAAGCCAAAAGAAGGAGGATCTCTCATGA
- the cmk gene encoding (d)CMP kinase, with product MTQEAKKIKIAIDGPAGSGKSTIAEKLANILKINYLNSGALYRIIGYYLNEQKVDPQDSKNIENILEKLNIEIKNNHYFLGEKDVTTIIKDSKIGDLASLYSRNNIIREKVNEIIKKIAEKGSIVVDGRDIGTVVLPESDLKIYLTASIEERAKRRWGEEKGKKPNISFTEILEEIKNRDYNDSNRSIAPLKPARDAIIIDTTNLSIEEVLQKVLKIVEESGIYGD from the coding sequence ATGACTCAAGAAGCTAAAAAAATAAAAATTGCTATAGATGGCCCGGCAGGATCAGGAAAATCTACGATCGCAGAAAAATTAGCTAATATACTAAAGATAAATTATCTAAATAGTGGAGCTTTGTATAGAATCATTGGTTATTACCTAAATGAACAAAAGGTGGACCCACAAGATTCAAAAAATATAGAAAATATTTTAGAAAAACTTAACATTGAAATAAAAAACAACCATTATTTTTTAGGAGAAAAAGATGTTACTACCATCATTAAAGACTCAAAAATCGGCGATTTAGCTTCTCTCTATTCTCGTAATAATATTATTAGAGAAAAAGTTAATGAAATAATAAAAAAGATTGCCGAAAAGGGCAGTATAGTGGTTGATGGAAGAGATATAGGAACCGTAGTTCTGCCAGAAAGTGATTTAAAAATATACCTAACAGCATCTATAGAAGAAAGAGCTAAAAGAAGATGGGGTGAAGAAAAGGGGAAAAAACCAAATATTTCTTTTACTGAAATATTGGAAGAAATAAAAAATAGGGATTACAATGATTCAAACCGTTCTATAGCTCCATTAAAGCCAGCACGAGATGCAATAATTATAGATACTACTAATCTATCCATAGAGGAAGTCCTGCAAAAAGTACTAAAAATTGTCGAAGAGAGTGGGATTTATGGAGATTAA
- the aspS gene encoding aspartate--tRNA ligase, with protein MFQKRTHTCGELNEIDIDKIVILNGWIDRIRDLGGIIFVLIRDRYGKTQAVFDSSYNNALYQKALKLKNEYVVSIQGKVRARPEKDRNPNMFTGNIEILATNLEILSESETPPIYVNIEEDISENLRLKYRYLDLRKERMQKNIIVRHKVMKSTRDMLSAEGFLEIDTPYLTKSTPEGARDFLVPSRLRPGNFYALPQSPQLFKQLLMVSGFDKYFQIARCFRDEDFRADRQPEFTQIDIEQSFVEKEDIFALTEKLIKEIFEKSINYKGLEIPFPKYTYDEVIQKYGSDKPDIRYGMEFIDLTAYFQNTETNFIKNGIDKGLILKGFVVPEKVDNFSRKKFDNLTEFAKEQGSSGLIWIAFDKEIRSNIKKAAAKEINILVEHGIMREGDILFAILEEKNKIDQILGQLRIKMIKEEFEKKSGFSIIWVTDFPMFSWNEEEQRIVAEHHPFTMPNLDDLAKYKNKDPLKIKSQSYDLVINGYEIASGSIRIHKKDVQEKVFDILGLSKEEAQEKFGFLLEAFKYGAPPHGGIAIGMDRLVSILVGEESIKEVIAFPKTASGTDPMTGAPSEVSEKQLEELQLALKKTNKSEMQNDSRS; from the coding sequence TTGTTCCAAAAAAGAACTCACACTTGTGGAGAATTAAACGAAATCGATATAGATAAGATCGTTATTTTAAACGGCTGGATAGATAGAATTCGTGATTTAGGAGGAATTATTTTTGTTTTAATAAGAGATAGATACGGTAAAACTCAAGCGGTTTTTGATTCAAGTTATAACAATGCTCTTTATCAAAAAGCTTTGAAATTAAAAAATGAATACGTTGTTTCTATCCAAGGGAAAGTTAGGGCACGTCCTGAAAAAGACAGAAACCCAAATATGTTTACTGGGAATATTGAAATACTTGCAACAAATTTAGAAATCCTTTCTGAATCAGAAACTCCACCCATATACGTCAACATAGAAGAAGATATTTCAGAAAATTTGAGGTTAAAATATAGATATTTGGACTTGAGAAAAGAACGAATGCAAAAGAACATAATAGTTAGGCACAAGGTTATGAAAAGCACAAGAGATATGCTAAGCGCTGAAGGGTTCTTAGAAATTGATACCCCTTACTTAACGAAATCTACACCAGAAGGTGCAAGAGATTTTTTGGTTCCTTCTAGATTAAGACCAGGCAATTTTTACGCCTTGCCTCAATCTCCACAACTTTTCAAACAACTACTGATGGTATCAGGTTTTGATAAATATTTTCAAATAGCTCGCTGTTTTAGAGATGAAGATTTTAGAGCTGATAGACAACCCGAATTCACACAGATTGATATAGAGCAATCTTTTGTTGAAAAAGAGGATATATTTGCATTAACTGAAAAATTAATTAAAGAAATATTCGAAAAGTCTATAAATTACAAAGGATTAGAGATCCCCTTTCCAAAATACACTTATGATGAAGTGATACAAAAATATGGTTCAGATAAACCTGATATACGGTATGGTATGGAATTTATCGACCTAACAGCATATTTTCAAAATACAGAGACTAATTTTATAAAAAATGGGATAGATAAAGGTCTTATATTAAAAGGTTTTGTTGTCCCTGAAAAGGTTGACAATTTTTCCAGAAAAAAATTTGATAACCTCACAGAGTTCGCAAAAGAACAAGGAAGCTCTGGTTTGATTTGGATCGCTTTTGACAAGGAAATAAGATCAAATATAAAAAAAGCTGCAGCTAAAGAGATTAATATCTTAGTAGAACATGGTATAATGAGAGAAGGCGACATTTTATTTGCTATTCTCGAAGAAAAAAACAAAATAGACCAGATTTTAGGACAATTGAGGATAAAAATGATCAAAGAAGAGTTCGAAAAAAAATCTGGGTTCAGTATAATTTGGGTTACTGATTTTCCAATGTTTTCTTGGAATGAGGAAGAGCAAAGAATCGTAGCAGAGCATCACCCCTTTACTATGCCCAATTTAGATGATTTAGCTAAATACAAGAATAAAGACCCTTTAAAAATCAAATCTCAATCTTATGATCTTGTTATAAATGGTTATGAGATCGCAAGTGGCAGCATAAGAATACACAAAAAAGATGTACAAGAAAAGGTTTTTGATATTTTAGGCTTGAGCAAGGAAGAGGCACAAGAGAAATTTGGTTTCTTGTTAGAGGCTTTTAAGTATGGTGCTCCTCCTCACGGTGGTATAGCGATTGGAATGGATAGATTGGTGAGCATACTTGTAGGAGAAGAATCGATAAAAGAGGTAATTGCATTCCCAAAAACAGCTTCTGGAACTGATCCTATGACCGGTGCCCCGTCAGAAGTCAGCGAAAAACAACTGGAAGAATTACAACTCGCTTTGAAAAAAACAAACAAGAGTGAGATGCAAAATGACTCAAGAAGCTAA